The genomic interval CAACATAGAGAAATATACATGGGTGTGGCTCTGAGTTGTTAAAAATAAATTGTATATATCTTAAAAATAGACCTGGACACATGTATTGTCAAACAAACTAAAATATGAACATAACACCCTCTAAACAGACCAAGGAAGTGTGTAACAGGAGGATTTGGTTATTCTGCTACAGAAGTGGTCATATtgctactgtgtgtatgtgtatgtgtgtgtgtgtgtgtgtgtgtgtgtgtgtgtgtgtgtgtgtgtgtgtgcgtgtgtgtgagagagagagagagagagagaaagagagagagagagagagagagagagaaagagagggttaGATTGATGACAGAGCTTCACTTTAATTCAATATGCAGGTGTTTGTTCATAGTGAATGCTGGCCAGTGGATAAGGATAATCCCCTTGACATCACCTGCACCCATATTAGAAATTCTCATTCATTCACTACAATGACCCTGATGAGAGTGATGCCTTACCATCAAACTGGTACTGAATTATATTGTTGAAGGCTTCAAGCAGGAAGAAGACCAGGTGGTGGTTCTGGGAGGCTGAGAACAAGTACCACTGGGTGGAGAAGGCCTCAAGCAGGTGGAGAAGCTTATTGGCTGCCACCATGGACAGGCTCTTCAGATAGGGCGAGACTACAGGAGACAAGCACATTACACAAAAAACTAGGACTGCTTATTCAACCAACACACTCAAGTTAGTGGCCCTTAGTGTTCCTTGGCAAGTCTCAATAGATAGGTGCATGTTGAAATAAAACTCATAATGTAATCAAtttgaatgtattgaaacacacACTGCCAAACCAATGAGAACACACTAaacatgttaaaggagaattctggcaatttttcacatagatctcttttTCTCAAGGTCACAGAGTACGGTAGAGAGAGTCGgtacaatacccccccccccccccaaaaaaaacaaaaaaaacaatcggttctacATCAGGGTGCCGCTGGGGGGGGTTGGGTTAGGATGATTCTAAGGGCCtagcactgacagggggccccCAGAGAGCCTATAGAATATAGTATTATAGGGGGggattattgtctgtcatagggcctaaattttctagcagcgcccctggTTCTACATAGCTGGAGTtgctgccaggcagctacagtgctacactctgggggcatgaacatgggcgCTCATGAATGCTTCTTTCCGTACTCACACTACTCTGTAAcgttgagaaacagagatctatgtgaaaaatcgctgaAACTCTCCTTTATTGTCCTGTAAACAGTCTTGAATGTGTATCGCTAATTCTACCCTGGTCAGTGGCCACTCACCATTCACTACAATCGTGAGCAGGCAGTCAAAGAGTGGCTGCAAGCGTTGGTGGCCACTAGTGACGATCTTGTGAAAAACCTAAAAATACATAGAATAACAAACAATAAGAAAAGTGAATGCAGTTCTGTGGAATGTAGGGGTGTGAGCTATAGACAGAGGACACAGaaataaacatgtaaacatgaaataaagatGCAGGTGTTTTCATTCACTGAACTCTATGTCTGTGTTACATGGAAGTGGTGCTGTAGGGTGCTGCTTTGCTAATTAGATTAGATGGTAGATTCAActgtattgtcattgtgcagaatacaagtacagagacaacgaaatgcagtttgtgtctaaccagaagtgcaaaaaagcagaaaagtgcaatgtgatatacacaaTATAGGCAGGTGATGCATAAGCAGTATAagatatatagtgcagtgtagatgGTATAATGCCTTACAATTATGAGCAGGTCTGCATGTGTCCCTGTGAAAACAGGGATGTCCAtggtgacagacagagagtagGGCTTGTTCAGCCGCACGCCAAAGTTCCTCTCCCCACTCAGCAACAGCAGGATGAACACCCCAATGTGCATCAGCCCCACTCGAGCTGcagcacgacacacacacaatcaccgtTAGTCAGATTAAAGTAAAACTATCATTACAttatctctctgtcactctgtcattcagaaacacacacacacacacacacacacacacacacacacacacacacacacacacacacacacacacacacacacacacacacagaggagagagagagagagagaaactcacACTGGTCTGCCCTAGCATCGTTTAAGTAGAACAGGATAGGCACCAGGATGTCCAGAACATCACTGCTCTTCAGGACAAAGTACAGGAATTTCTGAGGGTACAAAATGAGATGGATATTAGGACACATTCAGAGACAttagtgtgtagtatgtgtgtgtgtgtgtgtgtgtgtgtgtgtgtgtgtgtgtgtgtgtgtgtgtgtgtgtgtgtgtgtgtgtgtgtgtttcatagatgtttaccttgttgaagtCACAGAGTTTCCAGAAGAGCACCAGCATCTCCTGGTGGAACTGGATCTTTTTGGTGGAGTTGGGCAGGTAGGTCTGAGTCAGGGGGTTGGACAGCAGACGGGCTAGACCCTTCAGAACAAAGTCATAGTCCTGtagatgagaacacacacacgcacacacacgcacacatacacacacacacacacacacacacatacacacacacacacacacacacacacacacacacacacacacacacacacacacagacaaacaaacaaatgcagaTGCAAATCAGACTTGGAAGACAAGCTAAGAGCTTAAGGGGTGACGTTGTCTTCAATAAGCATcaaatgaaaaaacaacaataccTCCTCACGGTGGATTCTGGACAGGTAGTTTACAAACAGGTTATCTGGACCTGCGGACTGAagaaacaataaataaaagacATTAAGTTAACTCAATATATTGTAGAGTAGATGTTATTCAGCAGAatatgtatttgtgagtgtgtgtgcttatagAAGCATCCACATacatgtctgcatgtgtctgtatgtttgtaaGGGTCAAATTCAAATATTTTAATGTCAAGCAACAGCAGTGGctagtaagtaaataagtagtTTTATTGAGTATAAACTCACCTTTAAttgtgagtttgtgagtgtgaatTGAGTGAGAATTAATCCTTGCATGTGTCTCTAGGTGACGTGTGTGAGCGCATTGTAGCGGGTGTGTGGAGCTGACCTCCTGCTCGTCCAGgctgctgggggagggggcctGGTGGGGGGCGCTGCCCCCCTCGTGCTCCAGGGTGGTGATGAGGATCTGCAGGGCCTGCTCCACCAGGGCCTCGCGGTAGTCCGCAAACAGCAGGTGGTTGTAGGGGATGCCGTAGCCCACGGGGTCATAAGCGCACACCACGTTTAACAGAGACGTGAAGAGTGGCAAAGCAtgtctggaacacacacacacacacacacacacacacacgcacacacacacacacacacacacacacacacacacacacacacacacgcacgcacacatagggagagagacagagacaaagacaaacaTCCATTTAGGGTTCTGTATATTGAATGAGTGGGCGACAGGGTGTTGACTCAAATGAAAGCAGGCAATTTGTCACAGAtgaagagaaacacacagacacacacagttgtgtgctcaatgcacacacacacacacacacacacacacacacacacacacacacacagtgcaaggATTTGTCagaatgtgtgcatatgtatgggGGGTTACGCTATCAGATATCCCTGCGTGTGCTTTGCAAATGGACAGGCTGTGGCCATTGGCCAATAAGGGACTATGTACACAGCACATtaaacagcctgtgtgtgtgtgtgtgtgtgtgtgtgtgtgtgtgtgtgtgtgtgtgtgtgtgtgtgtgtgtgtgtgtgtgtctgtggtctcaCCTGTTCTCTGTGGAGCAGAAAAAGGTGACCCAGGGGTTGagaatgttgttgttgtcagaAGATGGAGGCAGGTACATGGCCTCTGAGAAACACGTCAGCAGTAACCTCAGCAGCtcagtcctacacacacacacacatacacgcacgcacacacacacacacatgcacacacacacacacacacacacacacgcacagacacacacacacacacacacacacacacacacacacacacacacacacacacacacacacacacacacacacagagaaagagagagagagagagagagagagaaccttgGTCATATACACAGGAGAGAATAAATAATACTTAGCTTAGAATACCTGGAATTGTCTCTAAAAAACAATTCTTGATTTGAGCAGCTGGGGTGACCACCTGTGTGCGGGAGTAAATGTCGCCGGCACATTAAGAGACGTTCTAGCAACAGACATTAGCACCCATGGGTTTCAGTCACCCATTTCCGTCCCAAGGTTGCCAGATTCTGAGTCTGGTGCAGGACTGGGTTGGGTTTGTCTACACAAAGCAGGTTACACTTCAAACAAGCACCTAATTTTCATCTGGTTGTATTTTTATGTACTGTTTTTTTGCAAACACCGCACTCTCCCGTTTGTTTTCTTGTGGGTGCGTGATCCAGGAAACTTACAGAAAATCTAAAATTAGTCGCACTccaaaaattttttttttccgcGTGATTTATTTTACTAGCAACAGGGGTAAGTGAACAAACGTTTCGGCCTTATGGCCTTCGTCAGTGTGTATTTTATGTACCCTCATACAACTATATCCCATTTATACACTCCACACCATAAATACTATAAATGTAACCATATCTAAAATATGCATAAAGACTCAAAGAGCTTGTATAAAACAAGAGAACACTCTTGCCCCTGAGTGAGGGTAATGAAGAAATATAAAAAATGGCTTAAATAAATCTCACAACAGTCTAATAGGCTAAAAACGGTTTCCATTGTTGTAAATAAAAGTATATGGATAGGCTAAGCATTTAGCATCGCTTAGTTTCTCTGCATTGTGTAATATTTTTTATGTGGCTATATATGACTTTGAGCAGCATACATGAACTCACCTGTTTAAGTCATGGATGTAGTTAAGTGGTGGGGACTGAGCAAAGCCAACTCCTGCCTCCCAGATGTACTCACAGCTATCCAGAGAGTGCATGTCCTCCACAGAGTCCTGTGAgagcaaggcacacacacacgcacgcacgcacgcacgcacacaacacaggcatatgcacacacattcatacagagagagagagagagagagagagatatttggAATGACTGTGACACAGCAAATCTATATTCTATATGTATCTATATCTACTTATTTACATTGTTTAGCATTAGTGTAATCATATAGAGCTTATAGTTAACATGTGACATGGaaaagcacaagcacacatcaCCATCTCATAGTGGAGCATTTCCTCATAGAAGATTTTTTTCCgctccaacaaacacacaatggtGTTGTCATGGACAATTGGTTGGCATCTTTTTCAAAAAGAATGCAGGAAGTTTTTACTGAATTCTTATTGCCAACTGGCTGAGCAAGAAATGTCACAAGACGGAAGGAGAAAATGGGCAGTGTATTGCTGCTACACTCAGAGCAGGATTGACAACATTAATGTCGATATGTACTTCATATGGGAATTACTGTAGGCTTGGGTGACCAAGTTTTATGTTGAGGAGGTTGTAATGTTGCTGTATGTACTTCATATGGGAATAAGGCTTGGGTGATAGTGCTTTAAGTTGAGGAGGTTATAATGTTGCTATGTACATCATATGGGAACAGGCTTGAGTGATAGTGCTTTAGGTTGAGGAGGTTGGTCTGAAGTGCTCACCGGCCCGTTCCTCTTGTGGCTCTGCACAGTAAAGTCCGGGCAGAACAGAAGGTCAGCGATGGCCAACAGCAGGGACTCTGCCAGGGGTCGAGcaccttcatcatcatcatcgtcatcagcTTCCTCCAACTGTGAGGACACCACCAACCACATGTCATGTAATACAATAGTAATAATGTGATGCTATGCCATGACAGGCGGTATAAGATCTTTtaaaatagtgtgtgtgagtgtgttggtacCCCGGCTCGCCCAGCTCCCGGGACTGTGGACCAGAAGAAACCCCTCCAGTCCTGATCCTCAAAGATGTAGGGCAGGATGCGCGTCAGCATGCGGCAGCAGTTCAACACCACCGTCTTCTCCCGCTCGCTCGGACACCCCGACTCTGCCCCCTGGACCAGCTTCTCTACCGCctgaggagcacacacacacacacacacacacacacacacacacacacacacacacacacacacacacagaacaccacAGTCATTTCATATATTTAATGCAAGCTTGTCAAACCAAACCAAGTGTCTgtcgcaaaacaaaacatggcACAAGCATTTCTTATCAGTTTTTGTCATCAGCCTATTTGTATTCGAGGCTCAGACTGGCATCTTTATGGTGtcatcagccccccccccccccaaactggTTCAGATCTAACCTTCCTCTggaccttcctcttcctcaggtCTAATCTTAAATGCCCCTGTATCCGTCAGTAGTCTCCCTATCT from Alosa sapidissima isolate fAloSap1 chromosome 3, fAloSap1.pri, whole genome shotgun sequence carries:
- the hid1a gene encoding protein HID1 isoform X2 — encoded protein: MGNTDSKLNFRKAVIQLTTKTQPVEATDDAFWDQFWADSTTTVQDVFALVPAAEIRAVREESPSNLATLCYKAVEKLVQGAESGCPSEREKTVVLNCCRMLTRILPYIFEDQDWRGFFWSTVPGAGRAGLEEADDDDDDEGARPLAESLLLAIADLLFCPDFTVQSHKRNGPDSVEDMHSLDSCEYIWEAGVGFAQSPPLNYIHDLNRTELLRLLLTCFSEAMYLPPSSDNNNILNPWVTFFCSTENRHALPLFTSLLNVVCAYDPVGYGIPYNHLLFADYREALVEQALQILITTLEHEGGSAPHQAPSPSSLDEQESAGPDNLFVNYLSRIHREEDYDFVLKGLARLLSNPLTQTYLPNSTKKIQFHQEMLVLFWKLCDFNKKFLYFVLKSSDVLDILVPILFYLNDARADQSRVGLMHIGVFILLLLSGERNFGVRLNKPYSLSVTMDIPVFTGTHADLLIIVFHKIVTSGHQRLQPLFDCLLTIVVNVSPYLKSLSMVAANKLLHLLEAFSTQWYLFSASQNHHLVFFLLEAFNNIIQYQFDGNCNLVYAIIRKRSVFHQLANLPTDTASIHRALQKKKKTPDTISRTSSQETVSMEGSRPAIPAEPGTLNTSLVAMPAIDKLTEKSQVSEDGTMVALPRMDSPKTREVEPSASAGASDTESNSGRDNEDVFYTEAEMERRRLSSASSVSYWNPTPEWVLSWKSKLPLQTIMRLLQVLVPQVEKICIDKGLTDESEILKFLQHGTLVGLLPVPHPILIRKYQANAGTAMWFRTYMWGIVYLRNVDPPIWYDTDVRLFEIQRM
- the hid1a gene encoding protein HID1 isoform X1, with translation MGNTDSKLNFRKAVIQLTTKTQPVEATDDAFWDQFWADSTTTVQDVFALVPAAEIRAVREESPSNLATLCYKAVEKLVQGAESGCPSEREKTVVLNCCRMLTRILPYIFEDQDWRGFFWSTVPGAGRAGLEEADDDDDDEGARPLAESLLLAIADLLFCPDFTVQSHKRNGPDSVEDMHSLDSCEYIWEAGVGFAQSPPLNYIHDLNRTELLRLLLTCFSEAMYLPPSSDNNNILNPWVTFFCSTENRHALPLFTSLLNVVCAYDPVGYGIPYNHLLFADYREALVEQALQILITTLEHEGGSAPHQAPSPSSLDEQESAGPDNLFVNYLSRIHREEDYDFVLKGLARLLSNPLTQTYLPNSTKKIQFHQEMLVLFWKLCDFNKKFLYFVLKSSDVLDILVPILFYLNDARADQSRVGLMHIGVFILLLLSGERNFGVRLNKPYSLSVTMDIPVFTGTHADLLIIVFHKIVTSGHQRLQPLFDCLLTIVVNVSPYLKSLSMVAANKLLHLLEAFSTQWYLFSASQNHHLVFFLLEAFNNIIQYQFDGNCNLVYAIIRKRSVFHQLANLPTDTASIHRALQKKKKTPDTISRTSSQETVSMEGSRPAIPAEPGTLNTSLVAMPGSLLTQTPNTSPAHDDHDPSGPSILSFPAYYLHMKASTYSTIDKLTEKSQVSEDGTMVALPRMDSPKTREVEPSASAGASDTESNSGRDNEDVFYTEAEMERRRLSSASSVSYWNPTPEWVLSWKSKLPLQTIMRLLQVLVPQVEKICIDKGLTDESEILKFLQHGTLVGLLPVPHPILIRKYQANAGTAMWFRTYMWGIVYLRNVDPPIWYDTDVRLFEIQRM